A stretch of DNA from Rothia mucilaginosa:
CGGGGGTGATGCGCAGGTTGGAGTACACTGCCTTCACTTCAGCGACCTTGGGGCTTACCTTGCGGTCGGCGAAGAGGATACCGTCACCGGAGAATTCGTAGTCGCAGGGGCGTTCGCCGAATGCGCCACCGTAGGCGAGGTATTCGGGGGCGCCTTCGCTCTCACCGGGGTGCCAGAGTGCCTGGTCAATCATGTCCCAGATGAAACCGCCCTGGTAGTGGGGGTAGCGTTCCAGTGCGACGTATTCGTCGATAGCGCCGACCGAGTTGCCCATTGCGTGCATGTATTCGCACATGATGAAGGGCTTCTCAGGGTTGTTCGACAGGTACTTTTCAACGACGTCAGCGTGGGTGTACATACCGGATTCGATGTCGGTGACGTCATCAAATTCGCGGTGCCAGGTGATGCCTTCGTAGTGTACGGGGCGGTTGGGGTCCAGTTCGTGGACTCGGCGGTACATGGAGCGGAATACTTCGCCGCCGTATGCTTCGTTACCGAGCGACCAGATTACTACGGAGGGGTGGTTGTAGTCGCGGCGCATCATGGATTCTACGCGGTCAACGCAGGCGCCTTCCCATTCCATGCGGGAGCCGGGGATTGTGGTCTCGGGGGTGGGGATGTCGCCGGGGGTGCACCAGGAGCCGTGAGTTTCCAGGTTTGCTTCGTCAACCAGGTAGATACCGTATTCGTCGGCCAGGGCGTAGAAGCGTGAATCGTTGGGGTAGTGGCTGGTGCGGATAGCGTTGATGTTGTGCTGCTTGCAGAAGAGAATCTCTGAAGTCATGTCTTCAACGGTCAGGACGCGGCCGGTACGCGGGTGGAACTCGTGGCGGTTGACACCCTTGAAGAGGACTCGGTGACCGTTGAGGGTCATGATTCCGTTCTCGATGCGGAAGCGACGGAATCCGACGCGCTGGCTGGTGGATTCTACGGTCTTGCCGTCGTGGAGCAGATCCACCGTCAGAGTGTAGAGAGAGGGCGATTCAGCCGACCAGGGAGCGATACCTTCAAGGGCGTCGGAGGAGATGCGCACGGATGCGTCTTCGGCGGCGACGGTACCAGACCAGATGACCTGGGTGCCGTCAAGGACGCTGGCCTGCAGGGTGTACGCCTTGATTTCTTCACCGTTGAGGGTGACGAGAGCGTCCAGGTGTGCTTCGCCGGTGGGTGCGTCGTAGTCTGCTTCAACGGTGAGGGAGGCTATGCTGACTGCGGGGCGGGCTACCAGGTTCACAGCACGGAAGAGGCCGTGGAAACGCCACGAGTCCTGACCCTCCAGCCATGAAGCGCTCGAGTATTCGTAGCATGCGACGGTCAGGGTGTGGTTGCCTTCTGCGTCCTTGCTGACGATATCGGTGATGTCGAAGGTGGTGGTGGTGTAACCGTCTTCTGCGTAACCGACGAAGGTGCCGTCAACCCACACGTAAATTGCGGTTGCGAAGCCTTCGAAGGCAAGCGCGATGCGGCCCGATTCGCTCAGCATCTTCTTGAGGTCGCCCTCCAGGGTGAAGTGCTTGCGGTAGAGGGCTACGTGGTTCTTCTCGGGGATGTGAGGAGCTTCGGGGTTTTCGTGGCCGTCCCAGGGCATCTGGATGTTGACGTAGGCGGGGCGCCAGAGTCCCTCAGTTTCCAGGGTGGCGGGGACGGGGATGCTCTGGTAGTCGCTTTCGTCGAGGGCGGGGGCGGCGAATTCTGCGGTGGTGACATCAATTTCTGAGGCCCATGCAGTGCGGACAGCCCACGTGCCGTTGAGGCTCTGCTGGGGGTTCGAGGAGTGATGGTCGGAGTGCGCTGCTTCCCTGTTGACAGCGTACACGGTGGGGTCATCAAGCCACGCTGCTGAGGGTGACTGGGAGGAGACTACGGGAGTCGTTTGTTCGGTGGAAGACATGTCTTCCTTCCTCTCGTATACATCTTTGTTTGGTCCCTTTAAGGATGCCGGAAGGCGTGATGATTGTTGCCTACATTCTGTTCATTCTTTTCCCGCAGAACTTGGCTCTGGTCTACGTGGCACTGGTCCTGTTCTACACCCCGAACACCTTCATTCAGATGACCGCTATCTTGGCGCTGACCGACTCCATTGAGTACGGCCAGCTGAAGACCGGTCAGCGCAACGAGGCAGTTACCCTGTCCGTCCGCCCGATGCTCGACAAGATTGCTGGTGCTGCCGCTATGACTAACGGTGCTGATCCTAATAGCCTCACCGCGCAGAACATTCAGACGTTCAACACGGCTGCTTTCTATGTGCCGCTGGCCATTATTGTGTGCTCGTTCCTCGCCTTCTTCTTCAAGGTTTCTATCTCTGAGAAGGAACACGCGAAGATTGTGAAGGAGCTTGAGGCGAAGCTTGCTTCTGCATAGGTAAAAGCAGGGTAGGTCCTTCACCGCATGAGAGAGGTGCCCGCCTCGTGGTTTTTCAGCCACGGGGCGGGCGCCTCTCTGTTTTTAGAAGCTATACGCTTCTAGACTGATGCTTTTAGGAAGCAGAAGCCGATGCAGAAGCCTCAGATTCAGACTTCATGCCAGTCAGCTTCCACGCACCGTTCTCGTAAACACCGCGCAGGGTACGCTCGTTGACGTTCTCACGACCGCTTTCGGGGACCTCCAGAACCTTATCCTTAGATGCCATGAATTCGCCGCGGGTAAGGGTGAAGCGAGCATTCCAGGTGTATGCCTTACCATCGCGGGTGGGCTGTGCGGAGAGCAGGGTGATGGTGACGGTCGGGTCGTGCATCCAGACTTCGCCCTTGACCAGCTTTTCGCCGAGGGTGCCGTCTTCCGGCTCGAGCATTGACTTGAGTTCGCTCTTGTCCATAGCGCTTTCACGCAGGGGCTCGGTCTTACCGGTACGCATGTAGTATTCCATGGCTGCGCCGAAGAACGCGATGGACTGGTACAGGCCCTCCACGCTGTTCTCGTTAGCGACGGCGGGCTTGGTCGGCACGGGCACGTTCTTGGCCGGCTCGGTGCGGGTTGCCAGCTGGTAGTCAGCAGGCTTGGAGGTGTAACCGTCCAGGACAGCAGGACCGGAGTAGTCGGCACGTGCGTTGTTAACTTCGGCGTCCGAGGTAGAAGCGCTACCGGATGCAGATGCAGAGCCGCTGGATGCCTGAGACTGCGAACCGCATGCAGCCAGGAGGGTTGCGCCACCGGCAGCGACAAACAGGCCGAGGGCGGATCGGCGGGTTACGTTCTTCATTTTTCTCTCTATCTGTGGTGTGTTTTCCGCACCGTGGTGCGGGTGATGCCTGCGGCATCTAACGGGAAGACGGCACCACACGAATGTAGTGCCGTCTTCCAGTATATGTTTATTGGGCTTGGGATTCTTTAGCCACCGTAATAGTAGTAGTGGCTGTAGGAGCTGCCGTAGTAGTCGCTGATGACGACGCGGGTGCGGCGGCCGTAACGGTCGGAGTAGTAGCGGTTGTAGGGGGTGCGGCGCACGGTGGGGCGATAGGTGGTTGCCTGTGCGGGGGTGAACAGTGCGCCGAGAGCGGTTGCTGCGCCTGCGCCTGCGGCGGCGAGTGCTGCGCGGCGGGTAAGGCGTGCGGGCTTCTTGGTGGCCATGATGTGCCTTTCGGGGTCGGTGTTTCTGTGAAGTGACGTGGCGTGTGCACGGCGTGCGGCTGTGCATTAACCATTTCTTATTGTATGCCTCAACGTTAATGTTTTTACGTGCAGAGTGCACCTTCTAGTTGAGGGTTAGATCATGCGAGCTAGTCCACGTTTTTCCGGCAGAAAAATTGCGGAAATATTGGTTGAGAAACACGCCGGGCACGCACTCAATACGGGCTGAAAACAGCCTAAATTGCAGGCTACATGTCTACTTCGGCGAGGCCCGAAATTTCCTTGTCCTTGATGTGCGGGATGGTCGAGTTCCAGTTCATCCACGCCTTGACCTGGGCGACTTCTTCGGGGTTGTTCATGTCTGGCCATCGGTCGTTTTCCATCTTGAATCGGGTCATTGCGAGAAGGGGGTAGCCATCATAGATGGGCCCGAAACGCGCAATATGCTTACCCGATTTTGTTTCGAAGGAGACAGAGTCTGGGCTTTCACTGTCGTAACTCTCCCTATACGTGACCTTATCAATCGCGTTAAGCGGGTAGAAGGTTTTATTGTCGTGCCCGTCGTCCTCTTCGACTCCTTCGGGCGAAATTTTGGTGTAAGACCCAGTAGCTTCATTGAAGAAGTACAGAAGAGTACAGATGAGAAGGAAAACTCCGATATCTAGAAAATGGAATCCTACATCGTTCAGCAAATGCAACATAAACATCACAGCAGGGATTATAAGAAGCGCGACGGTAAGCGCAATTATTCCAAGGCGGTCGCCTCGAGTAATGTAAATATTTTTGGCGTACAGCTTCTTGTCTCGGCGGCGGTTGATTTCGTAGACAATGATGGACCGGAACATCTTATACGCCTGTAGAACATTTACTAGGCCCCAGAGGGCAATCGTGGTGTAGTTCATCATCATGGTGGTCAACTACCCTTTCTGTTTATCGGTGACCCGTAGCTTTCCGGCAACGGTGCGAAGGGTGCGGGTTCGTTCTCAGAGTAGCCGAGGAAATCTGGTGGTTAGGCACGGATTTGGGCTATCTGCGCAGTGGTTGCCGAGTCTTCACCGGAGCATTGCGTCGAGTTAACCTCCCGTCTAGATTGGGTGCGATAGGCTAAGGATGTGCCCGCCACCTCACCGGGGCGGGTGTGATTCACCAACCACTACCGCACAAGGACGTACACACCATGAGCGCAGCAGAAGACGGAGCCCTCGCAGGACTTATCGTCGCCCTGATACCGGGTATCCGTATTAAGCTCGGCAAACCCACCCTAAACAAAAGGCAGAAAAGACCCATTGCGGCGTTTATTTTCTTCTGGCTTGTATCTATCCTTGGGTTTGTTGGTGCGCCGATATTTCTCTTTTCGACAGGGACACACGAAGGCCTCGCGGATGAGTCACAAGCGGGGGTGGTCATTGCCGCTTTCCTGATTGGTGTCTTAGGCATAG
This window harbors:
- a CDS encoding glycoside hydrolase family 2 TIM barrel-domain containing protein, whose product is MSSTEQTTPVVSSQSPSAAWLDDPTVYAVNREAAHSDHHSSNPQQSLNGTWAVRTAWASEIDVTTAEFAAPALDESDYQSIPVPATLETEGLWRPAYVNIQMPWDGHENPEAPHIPEKNHVALYRKHFTLEGDLKKMLSESGRIALAFEGFATAIYVWVDGTFVGYAEDGYTTTTFDITDIVSKDAEGNHTLTVACYEYSSASWLEGQDSWRFHGLFRAVNLVARPAVSIASLTVEADYDAPTGEAHLDALVTLNGEEIKAYTLQASVLDGTQVIWSGTVAAEDASVRISSDALEGIAPWSAESPSLYTLTVDLLHDGKTVESTSQRVGFRRFRIENGIMTLNGHRVLFKGVNRHEFHPRTGRVLTVEDMTSEILFCKQHNINAIRTSHYPNDSRFYALADEYGIYLVDEANLETHGSWCTPGDIPTPETTIPGSRMEWEGACVDRVESMMRRDYNHPSVVIWSLGNEAYGGEVFRSMYRRVHELDPNRPVHYEGITWHREFDDVTDIESGMYTHADVVEKYLSNNPEKPFIMCEYMHAMGNSVGAIDEYVALERYPHYQGGFIWDMIDQALWHPGESEGAPEYLAYGGAFGERPCDYEFSGDGILFADRKVSPKVAEVKAVYSNLRITPDQKGVTVVNDNLFTSTADYTFKASLLVNGVPQWQEDYFFGVAPESTHELAIPWPLEEYATDNAEVTLDVSLVLTEDAAWAPAGHEIAFGQYVIPASQAEANTAEGAADATVTVGRWNVGLRNNQAEVILSRTQGGIVSWVHNGTEHVIRPPKLTTFRPLTDNDRGAGHGFERAQWTVAGRYARCANVAVEQPSDDSVAVTYTYELATPAHTAVTVRYEAQSTGNVRVTIDYPGEKDAPSLPAFGLEWALPGEFSHLRYYGLGPGDSYPDRCSGVRLGVWESTPEQDYAPYLVPQESGNHMGVRWAEVTNDSNHGFRVRQLQTAGDGLHVSLLPYSSYQIEEASYQWELPENNRTYLRILAGQLGVGGDDSWGSPVHSQYHIDATEPLHMDIALEII
- a CDS encoding MFS transporter, producing the protein MIVAYILFILFPQNLALVYVALVLFYTPNTFIQMTAILALTDSIEYGQLKTGQRNEAVTLSVRPMLDKIAGAAAMTNGADPNSLTAQNIQTFNTAAFYVPLAIIVCSFLAFFFKVSISEKEHAKIVKELEAKLASA
- a CDS encoding DUF6318 family protein — encoded protein: MKNVTRRSALGLFVAAGGATLLAACGSQSQASSGSASASGSASTSDAEVNNARADYSGPAVLDGYTSKPADYQLATRTEPAKNVPVPTKPAVANENSVEGLYQSIAFFGAAMEYYMRTGKTEPLRESAMDKSELKSMLEPEDGTLGEKLVKGEVWMHDPTVTITLLSAQPTRDGKAYTWNARFTLTRGEFMASKDKVLEVPESGRENVNERTLRGVYENGAWKLTGMKSESEASASASAS